In Arvicola amphibius chromosome 1, mArvAmp1.2, whole genome shotgun sequence, one DNA window encodes the following:
- the Ctf1 gene encoding cardiotrophin-1 isoform X2 — protein MSQREGSLDLRDESSISFLPHLEAKIRQTHNLARLLTKYSEQLLEEYVQQQGDPFGLPDFSPPRISLAGLSGPAPSHAGLPLSERLRLDAAALSALPALLDAVRRRQAELNPRAPRLLRSLEDAARQARALGAALETVLAALGAAARGPGAEPAATTTLSTANSTAGVFSAKVLGLHVCGLYGEWVSRTEGDLSQLVPGGVA, from the exons ATGAGCCAGAGGGAGGGAAGTTTGG ATCTCCGGGATGAGTCCTcaatctccttccttccccatttgGAAGCCAAGATCCGCCAGACACACAACCTTGCACGCCTCCTGACCAAATACTCAGAACAACTGCTGGAGGAATAC GTACAGCAGCAGGGAGACCCCTTTGGGCTGCCGGACTTCTCACCACCGCGGATTTCCCTGGCCGGCCTGAGTGGCCCGGCGCCGAGCCACGCGGGGCTACCGCTGTCCGAGCGGCTGCGTCTGGACGCGGCCGCCTTGAGTGCGCTCCCCGCGCTGTTGGATGCTGTGCGCCGCCGGCAGGCGGAGCTGAACCCGCGCGCCCCGCGCCTGCTGCGGAGCCTGGAGGACGCGGCGCGCCAGGCTCGCGCCCTGGGAGCCGCGCTGGAGACGGTGTTGGCGGCTCTGGGCGCAGCAGCCCGCGGGCCCGGAGCGGAgcccgccgccaccaccaccctttcTACCGCCAACAGCACTGCGGGCGTTTTCTCAGCCAAGGTGCTGGGGCTCCACGTGTGCGGCCTCTATGGCGAGTGGGTGAGCCGCACCGAGGGCGACCTGAGCCAGCTGGTGCCTGGAGGTGTCGCCTGA
- the Ctf1 gene encoding cardiotrophin-1 isoform X1, with protein MSQREGSLEDLRDESSISFLPHLEAKIRQTHNLARLLTKYSEQLLEEYVQQQGDPFGLPDFSPPRISLAGLSGPAPSHAGLPLSERLRLDAAALSALPALLDAVRRRQAELNPRAPRLLRSLEDAARQARALGAALETVLAALGAAARGPGAEPAATTTLSTANSTAGVFSAKVLGLHVCGLYGEWVSRTEGDLSQLVPGGVA; from the exons ATGAGCCAGAGGGAGGGAAGTTTGG AAGATCTCCGGGATGAGTCCTcaatctccttccttccccatttgGAAGCCAAGATCCGCCAGACACACAACCTTGCACGCCTCCTGACCAAATACTCAGAACAACTGCTGGAGGAATAC GTACAGCAGCAGGGAGACCCCTTTGGGCTGCCGGACTTCTCACCACCGCGGATTTCCCTGGCCGGCCTGAGTGGCCCGGCGCCGAGCCACGCGGGGCTACCGCTGTCCGAGCGGCTGCGTCTGGACGCGGCCGCCTTGAGTGCGCTCCCCGCGCTGTTGGATGCTGTGCGCCGCCGGCAGGCGGAGCTGAACCCGCGCGCCCCGCGCCTGCTGCGGAGCCTGGAGGACGCGGCGCGCCAGGCTCGCGCCCTGGGAGCCGCGCTGGAGACGGTGTTGGCGGCTCTGGGCGCAGCAGCCCGCGGGCCCGGAGCGGAgcccgccgccaccaccaccctttcTACCGCCAACAGCACTGCGGGCGTTTTCTCAGCCAAGGTGCTGGGGCTCCACGTGTGCGGCCTCTATGGCGAGTGGGTGAGCCGCACCGAGGGCGACCTGAGCCAGCTGGTGCCTGGAGGTGTCGCCTGA
- the Ctf1 gene encoding cardiotrophin-1 isoform X3, whose protein sequence is MEDLRDESSISFLPHLEAKIRQTHNLARLLTKYSEQLLEEYVQQQGDPFGLPDFSPPRISLAGLSGPAPSHAGLPLSERLRLDAAALSALPALLDAVRRRQAELNPRAPRLLRSLEDAARQARALGAALETVLAALGAAARGPGAEPAATTTLSTANSTAGVFSAKVLGLHVCGLYGEWVSRTEGDLSQLVPGGVA, encoded by the exons ATGG AAGATCTCCGGGATGAGTCCTcaatctccttccttccccatttgGAAGCCAAGATCCGCCAGACACACAACCTTGCACGCCTCCTGACCAAATACTCAGAACAACTGCTGGAGGAATAC GTACAGCAGCAGGGAGACCCCTTTGGGCTGCCGGACTTCTCACCACCGCGGATTTCCCTGGCCGGCCTGAGTGGCCCGGCGCCGAGCCACGCGGGGCTACCGCTGTCCGAGCGGCTGCGTCTGGACGCGGCCGCCTTGAGTGCGCTCCCCGCGCTGTTGGATGCTGTGCGCCGCCGGCAGGCGGAGCTGAACCCGCGCGCCCCGCGCCTGCTGCGGAGCCTGGAGGACGCGGCGCGCCAGGCTCGCGCCCTGGGAGCCGCGCTGGAGACGGTGTTGGCGGCTCTGGGCGCAGCAGCCCGCGGGCCCGGAGCGGAgcccgccgccaccaccaccctttcTACCGCCAACAGCACTGCGGGCGTTTTCTCAGCCAAGGTGCTGGGGCTCCACGTGTGCGGCCTCTATGGCGAGTGGGTGAGCCGCACCGAGGGCGACCTGAGCCAGCTGGTGCCTGGAGGTGTCGCCTGA